From the Solanum lycopersicum chromosome 10, SLM_r2.1 genome, one window contains:
- the LOC101266984 gene encoding endo-1,3;1,4-beta-D-glucanase-like isoform X4, with translation MSGRECCENPPALSSSSGNGCVLKVGSFNAYVSGPSTSKLAILLVSDVYGYEAPNLRNIVDKVAAAGYYVVVPDFFCGDPYTIEKTLSIWIQSHGTAKGFEDAKQIIAVLKDKGISAIGAAGFCWGAKVVTELAKSDYIQAAVLLHPSLVKVDDFKEVKAPIAILAAEIDKISPPELIIQFEEVLSSKPEVDKFVKIFPGVKHGWTVRYNVENKEAVQHAEEAHRDMLDWLTKYVK, from the exons ATGTCAGGGCGTGAATGCTGTGAGAATCCACCGGCTTTGAGCTCAAGTAGCGGAAATGGGTGTGTGTTAAAAGTTGGAAGCTTCAACGCATACGTCTCTGGTCCTTCCACTTCCAAACTCGCCATCCTCCTTGTCTCTGACGTTTATG GTTATGAAGCCCCAAATCTGAG GAACATTGTTGACAAAGTTGCAGCTGCAGGATACTATGTGGTGGTTCCTGATTTTTTTTGTGGTGATCCTTATACGATTGAGAAAACTTTATCAATCTGGATACAATCACATGGAACA GCTAAAGGATTTGAAGATGCAAAACAGATTATTGCAGTTCTCAAAGATAAAGGTATATCTGCAATTGGAGCTGCAGGGTTTTGCTGGGGTG CAAAGGTGGTTACTGAGCTAGCTAAGTCTGACTACATTCAAGCTGCAGTGCTATTGCACCCGTCGTTAGTGaaagttgatgattttaaag AGGTTAAGGCACCAATAGCTATTTTAGCTGCTGAGATAGATAAAATCTCCCCTCCAGAGCTTATTATCCAGTTTGAGGAGGTCTTATCATCAAAACCTGAG GTGGacaaatttgtcaaaatttttcCTGGTGTTAAGCATGGATGGACAGTGAGATACAATGTTGAAAACAAAGAGGCTGTGCAGCATGCTGAAGAAGCCCACCGGGACATGTTGGATTGGCTTACCAAGTATGTCAAGTGA
- the LOC101266984 gene encoding endo-1,3;1,4-beta-D-glucanase-like isoform X2, whose amino-acid sequence MSGRECCENPPALSSSSGNGCVLKVGSFNAYVSGPSTSKLAILLVSDVYGYEAPNLRNIVDKVAAAGYYVVVPDFFCGDPYTIEKTLSIWIQSHGTAKGFEDAKQIIAVLKDKGISAIGAAGFCWGAKVVTELAKSDYIQAAVLLHPSLVKVDDFKEVKAPIAILAAEIDKISPPELIIQFEEVLSSKPEVDKFVKIFPGVKHGWTVRYNVENKEAVQHAEEAHRDMLDWLTKYVKCLFSVWKTEVLHILRKQK is encoded by the exons ATGTCAGGGCGTGAATGCTGTGAGAATCCACCGGCTTTGAGCTCAAGTAGCGGAAATGGGTGTGTGTTAAAAGTTGGAAGCTTCAACGCATACGTCTCTGGTCCTTCCACTTCCAAACTCGCCATCCTCCTTGTCTCTGACGTTTATG GTTATGAAGCCCCAAATCTGAG GAACATTGTTGACAAAGTTGCAGCTGCAGGATACTATGTGGTGGTTCCTGATTTTTTTTGTGGTGATCCTTATACGATTGAGAAAACTTTATCAATCTGGATACAATCACATGGAACA GCTAAAGGATTTGAAGATGCAAAACAGATTATTGCAGTTCTCAAAGATAAAGGTATATCTGCAATTGGAGCTGCAGGGTTTTGCTGGGGTG CAAAGGTGGTTACTGAGCTAGCTAAGTCTGACTACATTCAAGCTGCAGTGCTATTGCACCCGTCGTTAGTGaaagttgatgattttaaag AGGTTAAGGCACCAATAGCTATTTTAGCTGCTGAGATAGATAAAATCTCCCCTCCAGAGCTTATTATCCAGTTTGAGGAGGTCTTATCATCAAAACCTGAG GTGGacaaatttgtcaaaatttttcCTGGTGTTAAGCATGGATGGACAGTGAGATACAATGTTGAAAACAAAGAGGCTGTGCAGCATGCTGAAGAAGCCCACCGGGACATGTTGGATTGGCTTACCAAGTATGTCAA GTGCTTGTTCTCCGTCTGGAAAACCGAAGTACTGCATATCTTGAGAAAGCAAAAGTAG
- the LOC101266984 gene encoding endo-1,3;1,4-beta-D-glucanase-like isoform X3, giving the protein MSGRECCENPPALSSSSGNGCVLKVGSFNAYVSGPSTSKLAILLVSDVYGYEAPNLRNIVDKVAAAGYYVVVPDFFCGDPYTIEKTLSIWIQSHGTAKGFEDAKQIIAVLKDKGISAIGAAGFCWGAKVVTELAKSDYIQAAVLLHPSLVKVDDFKEVKAPIAILAAEIDKISPPELIIQFEEVLSSKPEVDKFVKIFPGVKHGWTVRYNVENKEAVQHAEEAHRDMLDWLTKYSQKGSGLCNVRGPHSSM; this is encoded by the exons ATGTCAGGGCGTGAATGCTGTGAGAATCCACCGGCTTTGAGCTCAAGTAGCGGAAATGGGTGTGTGTTAAAAGTTGGAAGCTTCAACGCATACGTCTCTGGTCCTTCCACTTCCAAACTCGCCATCCTCCTTGTCTCTGACGTTTATG GTTATGAAGCCCCAAATCTGAG GAACATTGTTGACAAAGTTGCAGCTGCAGGATACTATGTGGTGGTTCCTGATTTTTTTTGTGGTGATCCTTATACGATTGAGAAAACTTTATCAATCTGGATACAATCACATGGAACA GCTAAAGGATTTGAAGATGCAAAACAGATTATTGCAGTTCTCAAAGATAAAGGTATATCTGCAATTGGAGCTGCAGGGTTTTGCTGGGGTG CAAAGGTGGTTACTGAGCTAGCTAAGTCTGACTACATTCAAGCTGCAGTGCTATTGCACCCGTCGTTAGTGaaagttgatgattttaaag AGGTTAAGGCACCAATAGCTATTTTAGCTGCTGAGATAGATAAAATCTCCCCTCCAGAGCTTATTATCCAGTTTGAGGAGGTCTTATCATCAAAACCTGAG GTGGacaaatttgtcaaaatttttcCTGGTGTTAAGCATGGATGGACAGTGAGATACAATGTTGAAAACAAAGAGGCTGTGCAGCATGCTGAAGAAGCCCACCGGGACATGTTGGATTGGCTTACCAA GTACAGTCAAAAGGGAAGTGGACTTTGCAATGTCCGAGGTCCCCATTCCTCTATGTGA
- the LOC101266984 gene encoding endo-1,3;1,4-beta-D-glucanase-like isoform X1, whose amino-acid sequence MSGRECCENPPALSSSSGNGCVLKVGSFNAYVSGPSTSKLAILLVSDVYGYEAPNLRNIVDKVAAAGYYVVVPDFFCGDPYTIEKTLSIWIQSHGTAKGFEDAKQIIAVLKDKGISAIGAAGFCWGAKVVTELAKSDYIQAAVLLHPSLVKVDDFKEVKAPIAILAAEIDKISPPELIIQFEEVLSSKPEVDKFVKIFPGVKHGWTVRYNVENKEAVQHAEEAHRDMLDWLTKYVKYSQKGSGLCNVRGPHSSM is encoded by the exons ATGTCAGGGCGTGAATGCTGTGAGAATCCACCGGCTTTGAGCTCAAGTAGCGGAAATGGGTGTGTGTTAAAAGTTGGAAGCTTCAACGCATACGTCTCTGGTCCTTCCACTTCCAAACTCGCCATCCTCCTTGTCTCTGACGTTTATG GTTATGAAGCCCCAAATCTGAG GAACATTGTTGACAAAGTTGCAGCTGCAGGATACTATGTGGTGGTTCCTGATTTTTTTTGTGGTGATCCTTATACGATTGAGAAAACTTTATCAATCTGGATACAATCACATGGAACA GCTAAAGGATTTGAAGATGCAAAACAGATTATTGCAGTTCTCAAAGATAAAGGTATATCTGCAATTGGAGCTGCAGGGTTTTGCTGGGGTG CAAAGGTGGTTACTGAGCTAGCTAAGTCTGACTACATTCAAGCTGCAGTGCTATTGCACCCGTCGTTAGTGaaagttgatgattttaaag AGGTTAAGGCACCAATAGCTATTTTAGCTGCTGAGATAGATAAAATCTCCCCTCCAGAGCTTATTATCCAGTTTGAGGAGGTCTTATCATCAAAACCTGAG GTGGacaaatttgtcaaaatttttcCTGGTGTTAAGCATGGATGGACAGTGAGATACAATGTTGAAAACAAAGAGGCTGTGCAGCATGCTGAAGAAGCCCACCGGGACATGTTGGATTGGCTTACCAAGTATGTCAA GTACAGTCAAAAGGGAAGTGGACTTTGCAATGTCCGAGGTCCCCATTCCTCTATGTGA